The Streptomyces avermitilis MA-4680 = NBRC 14893 genome contains a region encoding:
- a CDS encoding 1,2-dihydroxy-3-keto-5-methylthiopentene dioxygenase: MTLLTTWPESGPETVVRRTSDPAEIAAALAPLGVRYEQWPVRADVPADADSDTVFAAYGPEIDRLNAEEGFTTVDVLGLHPSDDPEYPVKAKAARAKFLQEHTHDDDDEVRFFVSGSGIFYLHVNGEVHAVYCEKGDLLGVPRGTTHWFDMGTRPAFTAIRFFHEEDGWIGSFTGSTIASRFPDYDTIHAGHVGSAA, from the coding sequence ATGACCCTGCTGACGACCTGGCCCGAGTCCGGACCGGAGACCGTGGTGCGCCGCACCTCCGACCCCGCCGAGATCGCCGCCGCGCTCGCGCCGCTCGGGGTCCGCTACGAGCAGTGGCCGGTCCGCGCGGACGTGCCGGCGGACGCGGACAGCGACACGGTGTTCGCCGCGTACGGCCCGGAGATCGACCGGTTGAACGCCGAGGAGGGCTTCACCACGGTCGATGTGCTCGGGCTGCACCCGAGCGACGACCCGGAGTACCCGGTGAAGGCGAAGGCCGCGCGCGCGAAGTTCCTCCAGGAGCACACGCACGACGACGATGACGAGGTCCGCTTCTTCGTCTCGGGCTCCGGGATCTTCTATCTGCATGTGAACGGCGAGGTCCACGCCGTGTACTGCGAGAAGGGCGACCTGCTGGGCGTGCCGCGCGGTACGACGCACTGGTTCGACATGGGGACGCGGCCCGCCTTCACCGCGATCCGCTTCTTCCACGAGGAGGACGGCTGGATCGGCAGCTTCACCGGCTCCACCATCGCGTCCCGGTTCCCGGACTACGACACGATCCACGCCGGTCACGTGGGTTCTGCCGCATGA
- a CDS encoding glycerol-3-phosphate dehydrogenase/oxidase has product MTSQPTLQSVPALGTHPASGSNPSRAETREQLSKATYDLLVIGGGILGISTAWHAAQSGLRVALVDAGDFAGATSSASSKLLHGGLRYLQTGAVKLVAENHFERRAVSRQVAPHLANPLTFYLPVYKGGPHGAAKLGAGVFAYSALSAFGDGVGHLLGPSKAAQDVPELRTENLKAVAVYGDDQMNDSRMALMTVRAAVESGAVVLNHAEVTGLRFTRGRVTGAELKDRTNGEEFGVNARLVLNATGPWVDHLRRMENPDAAPSIRLSKGAHLVLKRTSPWKAALATPIDKYRITFALPWEDMLLLGTTDEEYEGEPGDVAVNEKDIAQILDEAAFSIRDQQLSRDLITYSFAGLRVLPGGPGDTSKAKRETVVTEGRGGMLSVAGGKWTTFRHIGRTVMKKLESLPGHPLGEDFEPINELPKKLPLPGVANPRAVAHRLLVDGPAPGPRMAADTAKHLATHYGSLAFDIARLANDNPELGERVHQDAPEIWAQVVYARDNEWAETADDVLRRRTTLTIRGLATDEVRGKVQDLLDKK; this is encoded by the coding sequence ATGACCAGTCAGCCCACCCTTCAGTCCGTGCCTGCCCTCGGTACGCACCCGGCCTCCGGCTCCAACCCGAGCCGCGCCGAGACCCGGGAGCAGCTTTCCAAGGCGACGTACGACCTCCTCGTCATCGGCGGCGGCATCCTCGGCATCTCCACCGCCTGGCATGCCGCGCAGTCCGGGCTGAGGGTGGCCCTGGTCGACGCCGGCGACTTCGCCGGCGCCACCTCCTCCGCCTCCTCCAAGCTTCTCCACGGCGGTCTGCGCTACCTGCAGACCGGCGCGGTGAAGCTGGTGGCGGAGAACCACTTCGAGCGCCGTGCGGTCTCCCGCCAGGTGGCCCCCCACCTGGCGAACCCGCTCACGTTCTACCTCCCCGTGTACAAGGGCGGGCCGCACGGCGCGGCGAAGCTCGGGGCAGGCGTCTTCGCGTACTCCGCGCTGTCGGCGTTCGGCGACGGCGTGGGGCACCTGCTCGGCCCCTCGAAGGCCGCGCAGGACGTGCCGGAGCTACGCACCGAGAACCTGAAGGCCGTGGCCGTGTACGGCGACGACCAGATGAACGACTCGCGGATGGCCCTGATGACGGTCCGCGCGGCCGTCGAGTCGGGCGCCGTCGTCCTCAACCACGCCGAGGTCACCGGCCTGCGCTTCACCAGGGGCCGGGTCACGGGCGCGGAGCTCAAGGACCGGACGAACGGCGAGGAGTTCGGCGTCAACGCGCGCCTCGTCCTCAACGCGACCGGCCCGTGGGTCGACCACCTGCGCAGGATGGAGAACCCGGACGCGGCTCCGTCCATCCGCCTCTCCAAGGGCGCGCACCTGGTGCTGAAGCGCACCTCGCCCTGGAAGGCGGCGCTGGCCACCCCGATCGACAAGTACCGGATCACCTTCGCCCTCCCCTGGGAGGACATGCTGCTGCTCGGCACGACCGACGAGGAGTACGAGGGCGAGCCGGGCGACGTCGCGGTCAACGAGAAGGACATCGCCCAGATACTGGACGAGGCCGCGTTCTCGATCCGCGACCAGCAGCTCTCCCGTGACCTGATCACGTACTCCTTCGCCGGTCTGCGGGTGCTGCCCGGCGGTCCCGGCGACACCTCGAAGGCCAAGCGCGAGACGGTCGTCACCGAGGGCCGCGGCGGGATGCTGTCCGTCGCGGGCGGCAAGTGGACCACCTTCCGCCACATCGGCCGTACGGTCATGAAGAAGCTGGAGTCGCTGCCGGGCCATCCGCTCGGTGAGGACTTCGAGCCGATCAACGAGCTGCCGAAGAAGCTGCCGCTGCCGGGTGTCGCCAACCCGCGCGCGGTCGCCCACCGGCTGCTGGTCGACGGCCCGGCGCCCGGCCCGCGCATGGCCGCCGACACGGCCAAGCACCTGGCCACGCACTACGGTTCGCTCGCCTTCGACATCGCGCGCCTGGCGAACGACAACCCGGAGCTCGGCGAGCGCGTCCACCAGGACGCCCCGGAGATCTGGGCGCAGGTCGTCTACGCCCGGGACAACGAGTGGGCCGAGACGGCGGACGACGTGCTGCGCCGCCGTACGACGCTGACGATCCGCGGCCTCGCCACGGACGAGGTCCGGGGCAAGGTGCAGGACCTGCTCGACAAGAAGTAA
- the glpK gene encoding glycerol kinase GlpK: MTDAHTAGPFIAAIDQGTTSSRCIVFDRDGRIVSVDQKEHEQIFPKPGWVEHNAAEIWTNVQEVVAGAVEKAGITRDDIKAIGITNQRETTLLWDKNTGEPVHNALVWQDTRTDALCKELGRNVGQDRFRRETGLPLASYFAGPKARWLLDNVEGLRERAEAGDILFGTMDTWVIWNLTGGVNGGKHVTDVTNASRTMLMNLHTMQWDDKIAESIGVPLAMLPEIRSSAEVYGEITGGKLGDLLGGIPVASALGDQQAALFGQTCFSEGEAKSTYGTGTFMLMNTGDKIINSYSGLLTTVGYQIGDQKPVYALEGSIAVTGSLVQWMRDQMGLIKSAAEIETLASSVEDNGGAYFVPAFSGLFAPYWRSDARGVIAGLTRYVTKAHIARAVLEATAWQTREITDAMTKDSGVELAALKVDGGMTSNNLLMQTLSDFLDAPVVRPMVAETTCLGAAYAAGLAVGFWTNTEDLRANWRRAAEWTPNMAAETRDREYKSWLKAVERTMGWIEDEE, from the coding sequence GTGACCGACGCACACACCGCCGGCCCCTTCATCGCCGCGATCGACCAGGGCACCACGTCCAGCCGTTGCATCGTCTTCGACCGGGACGGCCGTATCGTCTCCGTCGACCAGAAGGAGCACGAGCAGATCTTCCCGAAGCCGGGCTGGGTCGAGCACAACGCCGCCGAGATCTGGACCAACGTCCAGGAGGTCGTCGCCGGAGCCGTCGAGAAGGCCGGCATCACCCGCGACGACATCAAGGCCATCGGCATCACCAACCAGCGCGAGACCACGCTGCTCTGGGACAAGAACACCGGTGAGCCCGTCCACAACGCCCTCGTCTGGCAGGACACCCGCACCGACGCGCTCTGCAAGGAACTCGGCCGCAACGTCGGCCAGGACCGCTTCCGCCGCGAGACCGGCCTGCCGCTCGCGTCGTACTTCGCCGGCCCGAAGGCCCGCTGGCTGCTGGACAACGTCGAGGGCCTGCGCGAGCGCGCCGAAGCCGGCGACATCCTCTTCGGCACCATGGACACCTGGGTCATCTGGAACCTGACGGGTGGTGTCAACGGCGGCAAGCACGTCACCGACGTCACCAACGCCTCCCGCACCATGCTGATGAACCTGCACACCATGCAGTGGGACGACAAGATCGCCGAGTCCATCGGTGTCCCGCTGGCGATGCTGCCCGAGATCCGCTCCTCCGCCGAGGTGTACGGCGAGATCACCGGCGGCAAGCTCGGCGACCTGCTCGGCGGCATCCCCGTCGCCTCCGCGCTCGGCGACCAGCAGGCGGCCCTGTTCGGCCAGACCTGTTTCTCCGAGGGCGAGGCCAAGTCCACGTACGGCACCGGCACGTTCATGCTGATGAACACCGGTGACAAGATCATCAACTCGTACAGCGGGCTGCTGACCACCGTGGGCTACCAGATCGGCGACCAGAAGCCGGTCTACGCCCTCGAGGGTTCCATCGCCGTCACCGGTTCGCTCGTGCAGTGGATGCGCGACCAGATGGGCCTGATCAAGTCCGCCGCCGAGATCGAGACGCTCGCGTCGTCGGTCGAGGACAACGGCGGCGCCTACTTCGTGCCGGCCTTCTCCGGTCTGTTCGCCCCGTACTGGCGCTCCGACGCCCGCGGTGTGATCGCCGGTCTCACCCGGTACGTCACCAAGGCGCACATCGCGCGCGCCGTCCTGGAGGCCACGGCCTGGCAGACCCGCGAGATCACCGACGCCATGACGAAGGACTCCGGCGTCGAGCTCGCGGCCCTCAAGGTCGACGGCGGCATGACCTCCAACAACCTGCTGATGCAGACGCTCTCGGACTTCCTGGACGCGCCGGTGGTGCGTCCGATGGTCGCCGAGACCACCTGCCTCGGCGCCGCCTACGCCGCCGGTCTCGCCGTCGGCTTCTGGACCAACACCGAGGACCTGCGGGCCAACTGGCGCAGGGCCGCGGAGTGGACCCCGAACATGGCCGCGGAGACCCGCGACCGTGAGTACAAGAGCTGGCTCAAGGCCGTCGAGCGGACCATGGGCTGGATCGAGGACGAGGAGTAA
- a CDS encoding MIP/aquaporin family protein: MSSSDIFIGETIGTAVLILLGGGVCAAVTLKASKARNAGWLAITFGWGFAVLTAVYISAPLSGAHLNPAVTLALAIKDNDWSNVPTYWAGQLLGAMIGAALVWVAYYGQFHAHLTDHEIVGGPGAQATKTKAVEAQETGAGPVLGVFSTGPEVRNVVQNLATEIIGTVVLVLAILTQGLNDNGNGLGTIGALITSLVVVSIGLSLGGPTGYAINPARDLGPRIVHALLPLPNKGGSDWSYAWIPVVGPLIGAAIAAGIYNVAFA; this comes from the coding sequence GTGTCCAGCTCCGACATCTTCATCGGCGAGACCATCGGTACCGCCGTACTCATCCTGCTGGGTGGTGGCGTGTGCGCCGCCGTCACGCTGAAGGCCTCCAAGGCGCGCAACGCCGGCTGGCTCGCCATCACCTTCGGGTGGGGCTTCGCGGTTCTGACCGCGGTCTACATCTCGGCGCCGCTTTCCGGTGCCCACCTCAATCCGGCCGTGACGCTCGCGCTCGCGATCAAGGACAACGACTGGAGCAACGTCCCCACCTACTGGGCGGGACAGCTGCTGGGCGCCATGATCGGTGCCGCCCTGGTCTGGGTCGCCTACTACGGCCAGTTCCACGCGCACCTCACCGACCACGAGATCGTCGGCGGTCCGGGCGCACAGGCCACCAAGACCAAGGCCGTAGAGGCCCAGGAGACGGGAGCCGGCCCCGTGCTCGGCGTCTTCTCCACCGGCCCCGAGGTCCGGAACGTGGTGCAGAACCTCGCCACCGAGATCATCGGCACCGTCGTCCTCGTGCTCGCGATCCTCACGCAGGGCCTGAACGACAACGGCAACGGCCTCGGCACCATCGGCGCCCTGATCACCTCGCTCGTGGTCGTCAGCATCGGCCTCTCCCTCGGTGGCCCGACCGGCTACGCGATCAACCCGGCCCGTGACCTCGGTCCGCGTATCGTGCACGCCCTGCTCCCCCTGCCCAACAAGGGTGGTTCCGACTGGAGCTACGCCTGGATCCCGGTTGTCGGCCCGCTGATCGGCGCCGCGATAGCCGCAGGCATATACAACGTCGCCTTCGCATAA
- a CDS encoding IclR family transcriptional regulator produces MARNIQSLERAAAMLRLLAGGERRLGLSDIASSLGLAKGTAHGILRTLQQEGFVEQEAASGRYQLGAELLRLGTTYLDVHELRARALVWTDDLARSSGESVYLGVLHQQGVLIVHHVFRPDDSRQVLEVGAMQPLHSTALGKVLSAYDPVAHSEVLEAERKVFTPRTISELDQFEGVLDLTRARGYADDVEETWTGVASVSAPIHNRRRMPVGAVGITGAVERVCKDGQLRPDLIAAVRDCARAVSRDLGAGRF; encoded by the coding sequence ATGGCACGGAACATCCAGTCGCTCGAACGGGCGGCCGCGATGCTGCGGCTGCTCGCGGGCGGCGAGCGACGGCTCGGCCTCTCGGACATCGCCTCGTCGCTGGGCCTCGCCAAGGGCACGGCCCACGGCATACTGCGCACGCTGCAGCAGGAGGGGTTCGTCGAGCAGGAGGCGGCCTCGGGGCGCTACCAGCTGGGCGCCGAGCTGCTGCGCCTCGGCACCACGTATCTCGATGTGCACGAGCTGCGGGCGCGCGCCCTGGTGTGGACGGACGACCTGGCCCGCTCCAGCGGCGAGAGCGTCTATCTGGGCGTGCTGCACCAGCAGGGCGTACTGATCGTGCACCACGTCTTCCGGCCCGACGACAGCCGGCAGGTGCTGGAGGTCGGGGCCATGCAGCCGCTGCACTCCACGGCGCTCGGCAAGGTCCTCTCGGCCTACGACCCGGTGGCGCACAGCGAGGTCCTGGAGGCCGAGCGCAAGGTGTTCACGCCGCGCACGATCAGTGAGCTGGACCAGTTCGAGGGCGTGCTCGACCTGACCCGCGCGCGCGGGTACGCGGACGATGTCGAGGAGACCTGGACGGGGGTCGCCTCGGTCTCCGCACCGATCCACAACCGGCGGCGGATGCCGGTCGGCGCGGTGGGCATCACCGGGGCCGTGGAGCGGGTCTGCAAGGACGGGCAGCTGCGTCCGGACCTGATCGCGGCGGTCCGGGACTGCGCCCGGGCGGTGTCACGGGATCTGGGCGCGGGGCGGTTCTGA
- the metH gene encoding methionine synthase gives MASLPNPSPSSASAASRSRTDALREALATRVVVADGAMGTMLQAQDPTLEDFENLEGCNEILNLTRPDIVRSVHEAYFAVGVDCVETNTFGANHSALAEYDIADRVFELSEAGARLAREVADEFGTGDGRQRWVLGSIGPGTKLPTLGHVGYGTLRDGFQANAEGLIAGGADALIVETTQDLLQTKTSVLGARRAMDATGVDLPLLVSMAFETTGTMLLGSEIGAALTALEPLGIDMIGLNCSTGPAEMSEHLRYLTRHSRIPLLCMPNAGLPVLTKDGAHFPLGPEGLADAQENFVRDYGLSLVGGCCGTTPEHLRQLVERVRGVEPTERRPQPEPGAASLYQTVPFRQDTAYMAIGERTNANGSKKFREAMLDARWDDCVEMARDQIREGAHMLDLCVDYVGRDGVADMEELAGRFATASTLPIVLDSTEVDVLRAGLEKLGGRAVINSVNYEDGDGPESRFAKVTRLAQEHGAALIALTIDEEGQARTVETKVAIAERLIEDLTTNWGIHESDILMDCLTFTICTGQEESRGDGIATIEAIRELKRRRPDVQTTLGLSNISFGLNPAARILLNSVFLDECVKAGLDSAIVHASKILPIARFDEEQVTTALDLIYDRRSEGYDPLQKLMALFEGATTKSLKAGKAEELAALPLDERLKRRIIDGEKNGLEADLDAALQDRPALDIVNETLLDGMKVVGELFGSGQMQLPFVLQSAEVMKTAVAHLEPHMEKSDAEGKGTIVLATVRGDVHDIGKNLVDIILSNNGYNVVNLGIKQPVSAILDAAEEHRADVIGMSGLLVKSTVIMKENLEELNQRGLSADYPVILGGAALTRAYVEQDLHEIYQGEVRYARDAFEGLRLMDALIGVKRGVPGAALPELKQRRVRAAAVEVEERPEEGAVRSDVATDNPVPAPPFRGTRVIKGIQLKEYASWLDEGALFKGQWGLKQARTGDGPTYEELVESEGRPRLRGLLDKLQTENLLEAAVVYGYFPCVSKDDDLIILDEQGNERTRFTFPRQRRGRRLCLADFFRPEESGERDVVGLQVVTVGSRIGTETAKLFEANSYRDYLELHGLSVQLAEALAEYWHARVRSELGFAGEDPDRMEDMFALQYRGARFSLGYGACPNLEDRAKIAALLEPERIGVHLSEEFQLHPEQSTDAIVIHHPEAKYFNAR, from the coding sequence ATGGCCTCGTTGCCGAATCCGTCCCCTTCGTCCGCCTCCGCCGCGAGCCGGAGCCGAACCGACGCCCTACGCGAAGCCCTCGCCACCCGTGTGGTGGTGGCCGACGGCGCGATGGGCACGATGCTCCAGGCACAGGACCCGACGCTCGAGGACTTCGAGAATCTCGAGGGCTGCAACGAGATCCTGAACCTGACCCGCCCCGACATCGTGCGCTCCGTCCACGAGGCCTACTTCGCGGTGGGCGTCGACTGTGTGGAGACCAACACCTTCGGAGCCAACCACTCGGCGCTCGCCGAGTACGACATCGCCGACCGTGTCTTCGAGCTGTCCGAGGCCGGGGCCCGGCTGGCCCGCGAGGTGGCCGACGAGTTCGGCACCGGCGACGGCCGCCAGCGCTGGGTCCTCGGCTCGATCGGCCCCGGTACGAAGCTGCCGACGCTCGGCCATGTGGGATACGGCACCCTGCGCGACGGCTTCCAGGCGAACGCCGAGGGCCTGATCGCGGGCGGCGCGGACGCCCTGATCGTGGAGACCACGCAGGACCTGCTCCAGACGAAGACCTCCGTGCTGGGCGCCCGGCGGGCGATGGACGCGACCGGCGTGGACCTGCCCCTGCTGGTCTCGATGGCGTTCGAGACGACCGGCACCATGCTGCTGGGCTCCGAGATCGGCGCCGCGCTCACGGCGCTCGAGCCGCTCGGCATCGACATGATCGGCCTGAACTGCTCGACCGGCCCCGCGGAGATGAGCGAGCACCTGCGCTATCTCACCCGCCACTCCCGCATCCCGCTGCTCTGCATGCCGAACGCCGGTCTGCCGGTGCTGACCAAGGACGGCGCGCACTTCCCGCTCGGCCCCGAGGGACTGGCCGACGCCCAGGAGAACTTCGTACGCGACTACGGCCTGTCCCTGGTCGGCGGCTGCTGCGGTACGACACCCGAACACCTGCGCCAGCTCGTGGAGCGGGTGCGGGGGGTCGAGCCCACCGAGCGGCGCCCCCAGCCCGAGCCGGGCGCCGCCTCCCTCTACCAGACCGTCCCGTTCCGCCAGGACACCGCGTACATGGCGATCGGTGAGCGCACCAACGCCAACGGCTCCAAGAAGTTCCGCGAGGCCATGCTGGACGCCCGCTGGGACGACTGCGTGGAGATGGCCCGCGACCAGATCCGCGAGGGCGCGCACATGCTCGACCTGTGCGTCGACTACGTGGGCCGCGACGGCGTCGCCGACATGGAGGAACTGGCCGGCCGCTTCGCCACCGCCTCCACGCTGCCGATCGTGCTGGACTCCACCGAGGTCGACGTCCTGCGCGCCGGACTGGAGAAGCTCGGCGGCCGGGCCGTCATCAACTCCGTCAACTACGAGGACGGGGACGGCCCCGAGTCGCGGTTCGCGAAGGTCACCCGGCTCGCCCAGGAACACGGCGCCGCGCTGATCGCGCTGACCATCGACGAGGAGGGCCAGGCCCGCACCGTCGAGACCAAGGTCGCCATCGCCGAGCGGCTCATCGAGGACCTGACGACGAACTGGGGCATCCACGAGTCGGACATCCTCATGGACTGTCTGACCTTCACCATCTGCACCGGTCAGGAGGAGTCCCGGGGGGACGGCATCGCCACGATCGAGGCGATCCGCGAGCTGAAGCGCCGCCGCCCGGACGTCCAGACCACGCTGGGCCTGTCGAACATCTCCTTCGGCCTCAACCCGGCGGCCCGCATCCTGCTCAACTCGGTCTTCCTCGACGAGTGCGTGAAGGCGGGCCTGGACTCGGCGATCGTGCACGCGAGCAAGATCCTGCCGATCGCGCGCTTCGACGAGGAGCAGGTCACCACCGCGCTCGACCTGATCTACGACCGGCGCTCCGAGGGGTACGACCCGCTCCAGAAGCTGATGGCGCTGTTCGAGGGAGCCACCACCAAGTCCCTCAAGGCGGGCAAGGCCGAGGAACTGGCCGCCCTGCCCCTGGACGAGCGGCTCAAGCGGCGCATCATCGACGGTGAGAAGAACGGCCTGGAGGCCGACCTCGACGCGGCACTCCAGGACCGGCCGGCCCTCGACATCGTCAACGAGACACTCCTCGACGGCATGAAGGTCGTCGGCGAACTGTTCGGGTCCGGCCAGATGCAGCTGCCGTTCGTCCTCCAGTCCGCCGAGGTCATGAAGACGGCGGTGGCCCACCTGGAACCGCACATGGAGAAGTCGGACGCCGAGGGCAAGGGCACCATCGTCCTCGCCACCGTCCGCGGCGACGTGCACGACATCGGCAAGAACCTCGTCGACATCATCCTGTCCAACAACGGCTACAACGTCGTCAACCTCGGCATCAAGCAGCCGGTCTCCGCGATCCTGGACGCCGCCGAGGAGCACCGGGCCGACGTCATCGGCATGTCCGGGCTGCTGGTCAAGTCCACGGTGATCATGAAGGAGAACCTGGAGGAGCTGAACCAGCGCGGGCTGTCGGCCGACTACCCGGTCATCCTCGGCGGCGCGGCGCTGACCCGCGCGTATGTCGAGCAGGACCTGCACGAGATCTACCAGGGCGAAGTCCGCTACGCCCGGGACGCGTTCGAGGGCCTGCGCCTGATGGACGCGCTGATCGGCGTGAAGCGGGGCGTGCCCGGTGCGGCGCTGCCCGAGCTGAAGCAGCGCCGGGTGCGCGCGGCCGCGGTCGAGGTCGAGGAGCGGCCGGAGGAGGGCGCGGTCCGCTCCGACGTCGCCACCGACAACCCCGTCCCCGCGCCGCCGTTCCGGGGCACCCGCGTCATCAAGGGCATCCAGCTCAAGGAGTACGCCTCCTGGCTGGACGAGGGCGCCCTGTTCAAGGGCCAGTGGGGCCTCAAGCAGGCGCGCACGGGCGACGGGCCGACCTACGAGGAACTGGTGGAGAGCGAGGGCCGGCCCCGGCTGCGCGGACTGCTCGACAAGCTCCAGACCGAGAACCTGCTCGAAGCGGCCGTCGTCTACGGCTACTTCCCGTGTGTGTCCAAGGACGACGACCTGATCATCCTGGACGAGCAGGGCAACGAGCGCACCCGCTTCACGTTCCCGCGCCAGCGCCGCGGCCGCAGGCTGTGCCTGGCCGACTTCTTCCGCCCGGAGGAGTCCGGCGAGAGGGATGTCGTCGGGCTCCAGGTCGTCACCGTCGGCTCGCGGATCGGCACGGAGACCGCCAAGCTCTTCGAGGCGAACTCCTACCGCGACTACCTCGAACTGCACGGCCTGTCCGTGCAGTTGGCGGAGGCGCTGGCCGAGTACTGGCACGCCCGGGTCCGTTCCGAGCTGGGCTTCGCCGGCGAGGACCCGGACCGGATGGAGGACATGTTCGCCCTCCAGTACCGGGGCGCCCGCTTCTCCCTCGGCTACGGCGCCTGCCCCAACCTGGAGGACCGCGCCAAGATCGCCGCTCTGCTCGAGCCGGAGCGCATCGGCGTACACCTGTCCGAGGAGTTCCAGCTGCACCCGGAGCAGTCCACGGACGCGATCGTGATCCACCACCCGGAGGCGAAGTACTTCAACGCGCGATGA
- a CDS encoding HAD family hydrolase: MTSTVPALGTRSAEGSALQAVLLDMDGTLVDTEGFWWDVEAEVFAALGHPLDESWRHVVVGGPMARSAGFLIEATGADITLAELTVLLNDGFEARIGRTLPLMPGAARLLAELAAHEIPTALVSASHRRIIDRVLTSLGSQHFALTVAGDEVARTKPFPDPYLLAASGLGAEPARCAVIEDTATGVAAAEAAGCRVVAVPSVAPIAPAARRTVVTSLEEVDLPFLRGLMTEMR, encoded by the coding sequence ATGACCAGTACGGTCCCCGCGCTCGGTACCCGTTCGGCCGAAGGCTCCGCTCTGCAGGCCGTGCTCCTCGACATGGACGGCACCCTGGTGGACACCGAGGGCTTCTGGTGGGACGTCGAGGCCGAGGTCTTCGCCGCCCTCGGGCACCCGCTCGACGAGTCCTGGCGCCATGTCGTGGTCGGCGGCCCCATGGCGCGCAGCGCGGGCTTCCTCATCGAGGCCACCGGTGCCGACATCACCCTCGCCGAACTCACGGTGCTGCTCAACGACGGGTTCGAGGCACGTATCGGCCGTACGCTGCCGCTGATGCCGGGCGCCGCACGGCTGCTGGCCGAACTCGCGGCGCACGAGATCCCCACCGCCCTGGTCTCCGCCTCGCACCGGCGCATCATCGACCGGGTCCTGACCTCCCTCGGCTCCCAGCACTTCGCGCTGACCGTGGCGGGCGACGAGGTGGCGCGCACCAAGCCGTTCCCCGACCCGTATCTGCTGGCGGCCTCCGGACTCGGCGCCGAGCCGGCGAGATGCGCGGTCATCGAGGACACGGCGACCGGTGTCGCGGCCGCGGAGGCCGCCGGCTGCCGGGTGGTCGCCGTCCCGTCGGTGGCCCCCATCGCACCCGCCGCCCGGCGCACTGTCGTGACCTCTCTCGAAGAGGTCGACCTGCCATTTCTCCGCGGCTTGATGACGGAAATGCGCTAA